From Microbacterium rhizosphaerae:
CTCGTAGGGCGGAGTGTTCTGCCGTGATCACGTCGTCGCCCGTGCCGCATCCGTGCTGCGCTACTCCTCGGTGTCGCCGAGCAGCGCGCCGGGCACGAAGGATGCCGCGGGCTCGATGACGGCCTCGAGCTCGACGACCACCAGCGTGTTCTCGCCGGCGCGGACGACCGGCCGCGGCACGTACAGCGTGCGCTGCGGTCCGGTCGCCGCATAGCGGCCGAGCGCGAAGCCGTTGACGAACGCGAAGCCCGTGCCCCAGCCGGCGGTGTCGAGGAAGAGATCGGTCGCCTCGGCGAGTGCGAACACCGTCCGGAGCACGGCCGGCCCGGCGACCGGGCCGTGCGCGGACTCGGCGTCGGCGGAGAGCGCCGAGGCGGCCAGCCGGTCGAGGTCGATCGGCTGCGCCGCCCAGCCGCGCAGCGGCACGCCGTCCAGCGTGACGCCACCGATCAGGCCCTTCGGCTCGCCGAGGCGGTCGGCGTAGTTGACCCGCCCCTGCTCCTCGACGAGCAGCTCGACGGTGTCGCCGGCGGGCACGGCGATGGCACGGTCGTGGCGGGTGCGGCTCAGTATCCCGACCCGCACGCCGTCGACCGCGACCCACGCGCGGTCGCGCACCTCGCCGACCACGAGCACGCCGCCCGCAGGGAGGGATGCCGTGTACCGCACGAGCCCCGAGCTGCGACCGAGCTGGTCGAACGTGGGCGGCTCGTCGCAGCCCTCGACCGCGAGGGCCACGGCATCCGTCATCGACACCGGCGTGGAGGCGAGCGGGACGGTGAACGCAGGGCGGTCGGCGCGTGCCGCAGGAGCCTCGGCGGGCACCGGCGAGTAGCGGGCGATCACCTCGCGGAACGCCTCGTACTTCTCGGTCGGGTCGCCGGCCTCATCGAGCGGGGAGTCGTAGTCGTACGACGTCGTGATCGGCAGGTAGCGACCCTTGTCGTTCGCGCCGTTGGTCAGCCCGGAATTCGTGCCGCCGTGGAACATGTAGATGTTGACGGATGCGCCGGCCGCCAGGAGCGTGTCGAGCTCACGCGCGGAGTCCGCGGCGCTCGTCGTGTGGTGCGCGCCGCCCCACCAGTCGAACCAGCCGTCCCAGAACTCCGAGCACATGAGCGGACCGGTCGGCTGGTGCTCGCGCAGGGTCGCGAGGCGCTCGGCCGCCTGCGATCCGAACGATCCCGTCCGGTGCAGCGTCGGCAGACTCCCGTTGCGCAGCATGTCGGGCTGCGGCTGGTCGACCGTGGTCAACGGCACGACGACGCCCGCCTCGCGCGTGAGCCGCACGAGCTCCTCGAGGTAGTCCGCGTCGTCTCCGTAGGCGCCGTACTCGTTCTCGATCTGGACGAGGATGACGGGTCCGCCGCGATCGATCTGCCGCGGCACGACGATCTCGTACACGCGCCGCAGGAACCCGCTCACCGCCTCGAGGTACTGCGGCTCCGAGCGGCGGAGGCCGACGCCATCCATCCCCGTCAGCCACACCGGCAGGCCGCCGTTGTGCCACTCCGCGCAGATGTACGGGCCGGGGCGCACCATCGCGTGCATGCCTTCCGCCGCGACGAGGTCGAGGAAGCGTGCGAGGTCGTTGGCGCCTGTCGCGTCCCACTCGCCGCGCACGGGCTCGTGCGCGTTCCAGGCGACATAGGTCTCGACGGCGTTCAGACCCATGAGCCGGGCCTTGCGGATGCGGTCGGCCCAGTCGTCGGGGTGCACGCGGAAGTAGTGGATCGCACCCGACAGGATGCGGTGCGGCTCGCCGTCGAGCAGGAAGTCGGCGTCGCCGATGGTGAATGAGGGCACGGGTTCTCCTGGTCGTTCAGGTGAGCGGGGCGGGCTCGGGGCGGTGCACGCCCCGAGGTCGGTAGCCGAGCGCGTCCGAGACTCCGACGAGGTCGGCGAGGTACCAGACGGTGGCGAGCCACATCTCGGTGCCCTGCAGGCCGGGGATGGATGCGGCCCGGGCCGGGTCATCGGCGCTCCCGGCGCGGAAGCCGAACCCCTCGCCCTCGACCCACCGGCCGAGTGCGGCCTCGAGCAGTCGGCGGGCGGTCGAGGTCACCTCGTCCGAGCGATGGCCGGTGGCACGCGTGAGCCAGAGGGGGTGCGCGACGTCGAGGATGTTGCAGGCATCGTGCCGATCGGGCCGGAAGAAGCGGTCGTCCCGAACGTGCGCCAGCACGGTGTCGACGACGCGTCCGGGGGAGGGGAGGGGCACGCCGAACTGGGCGAACGTGCCGCGGGACGCGCGGTAGAACCCGTTGACGAGCTGCAGGCTGCTGCCGTCGGCCGCGATGCGTCCCCACATCCCCGTCGCCGGATCGGCATGGGTCACGAGCCAGCCGAAGAGGGCCTCGCGGATCCCGGAGGGCACGAGGTCGCCGCGGCGGTCGCTCCACAGGAGGGCGGTGCCCAGGGCGTCGACCTCGGCGCCGGCGTGCCAGGCCCGCGTCTCCCACGGGAGACCCTCGCAGAGGGCGACGACCTCTCCGGCGGTGGATGCGGTGACCAGGCTGAGTGGATGCGCGAAGCCCGAGCCGAGCAGGTCGAGCGCGTAGCCCACCGAAAGGACGTGATACGCCGAATCGTCGGAGTCGCGCGGATCGTCGAGCGTGCCGTCGGGCCGCAGGCGCGGCACGCGGCCGGTCGCCGCGTCCTGCCACCCGCGCAGCCGCTCGACCTGCTCGTCGGCCGGCAGCTGCGCAGGTGCGCCACCGAGCAGCAGGTCGGCGATCTCGATCGCGTCGGCCTGCGCGCGCACGGTCGGATCGTCGCCGGGCCGGTCGACGAACAGCCGGAGGTCCTCGCGCCAGGATCGGTCGAGGATGCCGGCCGCCTGCGCGCGCGCCCGATCGGCGAAGGCGGCGAGCCGCGAGCCGAGATCGCTGCGAGACGCCGCGCCCGCGGGGGCGATGCGCCAGCGCAGGTGCTTCGCGGGATTCCCGCCGACGATGGCACCGGCCGGAACGTCCTTCGTCACGACGGCCCCGGCCGCCAGCACCGAGTGGTCGCCGACCGTGACGCCGTCGAGGACCACGACGTGCGACCCGATCCACACGTCGTGCCCGACCCGGATGCCCTTCGCCGTGAGCGGCTGCCGGAAGACCGGCAGGCCCGGGTCGCTCATCGTGTGGTTGAAGCCGAGGATCGACGCGTGCGCGCCGATCCGCACGCCGTCGCCGAGCTCGACCCGGCCGCGGACCACCGTGTACGGGTTGATGCTGCAGTCGGCGCCGGCGCGCAGCGACCCCGTGACATAGGCTCCGGCCGCGATGTACGTCCGATCACCGAGCCGCAGCTCCTCGTTGTCCACCGAGGCCAGTTCGGAGACGAAGCATCCGTCGCCGAGCTCATGGTCGGGGCGCGCTGCGAGCCGCCGCAGCGCCGCGCGCTGGCGCTCCTGCGCGGATGCGTCCGCCTCTGCCCAGAAGCTCCACGGCGAGTAGTCGAGCGGGTCCACCGCACAATCCGCCTGACCGACTCGGTGGCGGTGGATGCCGTCCGCGCTCACGGTCCGGAGACGGGCGCGGTCGAGGCGCGCACGTTCAGGGCGGGGCTCACGCTGACCCGGTGCACGGGCCGGTCGGGGTCTTCGATGCGGCGCACGAGCAGGTCGATCGCGGCGGCTCCGATCGCCTCGCGCGGCGGACGCACGGCGGTGAGCGGCGGCGTGAAGAGCGAAGCGACCTCGTCGTCGTAGGCGATCACCGACAGATCCCCGGGAACCGACAGACCGCGGTCGAGGGCGAGGTCGATGAACGCCATCGCCTCCGCGTCGGAGTGGACGAGCAGACCCGTGACGCCCCGAGCCAGGGTGGTCTCCAGGACGTCATCGACCCGAGCCGAGAAGTCCGGGCTCGTCCGCGGCGGGAATCTCTCCTCGAAGTGCTGCGAGGGGTCGAGCCCCAGCTCCGCGCACGCCTTCTCCCATCCGGCGACGATCTCGTCGCGGTGGGGCGAGTCCCGGGCGACGATCAGGCCCACCGTGCGGTGGCCGAGCTCGGCGAGGTGGCGCGCGGCGAGCACGGCGCCGAGCGCATGGTCGGTCACCGCGCTCTCGACAGGCGTCCGCGCGGGCAGGACGACCGCATCCCGCTCGACGAGCACGCTCGGAAAGCCGATCTCCTGGATCCACTGGATGACGTCCTGGGAGTGCGGCGTTCCGGGGTTCGGTGCGACGACGAGGCCGCGCACGTCCTCGGTCCCGACGAGGCGCTCGAGAACGGGTCGCTCGTCCTGCATCTCGTAGGAGGCGGCTCGCACGAGCAGCCTCATGCCGCGCCGCTTGGCCTCGGCCTGCATGCCGCGCACCACTCCGGGCCAGTAGTAGGCGAGCGAGGGCACCAGCACGGCGATGGTCCCGGACGGGCCGCCGACGGTCTCCGGGACCTCCGCCACCGTGTCCGGTTCACCCGTCGCCGGCACGGCGCCGCCGTGGATGCGGACGAGGAGCCCCTCCTCCTCCATCTGCGCGAGGTCGCGGCGCAGGGTCACCGGCGAGACCCCGAGCTCGTCGATGAGCTCCGAGATGCGGACGACCCCGTCCCGCGAGAGCGATGCGAGCACGTGCGCGCGACGTGCCGGGGCGAGCAGGGCGTGCATGCCGTTGTCGTTCATCGGAGTTCCTCCGGGGTCGATGTGAACAGTTCTACCGTGACCGACAGGGACCGCCGGTCGGTGACGACGAGGTCGAGCCGGGTGAGTCGCGGGCCCCATACCGAGGTGAGGAGCGGATCGCCGAGCTCGAGCTCGGTCGTGCGGGCCGGGATGTCCGACGGCCAGCGCACGACGAGCGGGCGGGCGTCCTCGAGAGCGGTGACATGCGCGGCGCCGTCGATGAGACGCACTCCGCCGGCGAGAAGCATCCGGACCGTCGTCTCGGGCTCCGGCTCGGCCCCGGTCCAGGCGTCGAGCTCCCAGGCGTCGTCCACGACGACCCGTGACCGCGGTCCTCGATCGAGCCGGATGCGGCGGTGCCACCTGCGCAGGCCGGGCACGTCGTAGGCGCCCGCCAGATCCAGGGCGAGCCCGCCGTCGTG
This genomic window contains:
- a CDS encoding glycoside hydrolase family 35 protein, with translation MPSFTIGDADFLLDGEPHRILSGAIHYFRVHPDDWADRIRKARLMGLNAVETYVAWNAHEPVRGEWDATGANDLARFLDLVAAEGMHAMVRPGPYICAEWHNGGLPVWLTGMDGVGLRRSEPQYLEAVSGFLRRVYEIVVPRQIDRGGPVILVQIENEYGAYGDDADYLEELVRLTREAGVVVPLTTVDQPQPDMLRNGSLPTLHRTGSFGSQAAERLATLREHQPTGPLMCSEFWDGWFDWWGGAHHTTSAADSARELDTLLAAGASVNIYMFHGGTNSGLTNGANDKGRYLPITTSYDYDSPLDEAGDPTEKYEAFREVIARYSPVPAEAPAARADRPAFTVPLASTPVSMTDAVALAVEGCDEPPTFDQLGRSSGLVRYTASLPAGGVLVVGEVRDRAWVAVDGVRVGILSRTRHDRAIAVPAGDTVELLVEEQGRVNYADRLGEPKGLIGGVTLDGVPLRGWAAQPIDLDRLAASALSADAESAHGPVAGPAVLRTVFALAEATDLFLDTAGWGTGFAFVNGFALGRYAATGPQRTLYVPRPVVRAGENTLVVVELEAVIEPAASFVPGALLGDTEE
- a CDS encoding substrate-binding domain-containing protein produces the protein MNDNGMHALLAPARRAHVLASLSRDGVVRISELIDELGVSPVTLRRDLAQMEEEGLLVRIHGGAVPATGEPDTVAEVPETVGGPSGTIAVLVPSLAYYWPGVVRGMQAEAKRRGMRLLVRAASYEMQDERPVLERLVGTEDVRGLVVAPNPGTPHSQDVIQWIQEIGFPSVLVERDAVVLPARTPVESAVTDHALGAVLAARHLAELGHRTVGLIVARDSPHRDEIVAGWEKACAELGLDPSQHFEERFPPRTSPDFSARVDDVLETTLARGVTGLLVHSDAEAMAFIDLALDRGLSVPGDLSVIAYDDEVASLFTPPLTAVRPPREAIGAAAIDLLVRRIEDPDRPVHRVSVSPALNVRASTAPVSGP
- a CDS encoding acyltransferase, which encodes MDPLDYSPWSFWAEADASAQERQRAALRRLAARPDHELGDGCFVSELASVDNEELRLGDRTYIAAGAYVTGSLRAGADCSINPYTVVRGRVELGDGVRIGAHASILGFNHTMSDPGLPVFRQPLTAKGIRVGHDVWIGSHVVVLDGVTVGDHSVLAAGAVVTKDVPAGAIVGGNPAKHLRWRIAPAGAASRSDLGSRLAAFADRARAQAAGILDRSWREDLRLFVDRPGDDPTVRAQADAIEIADLLLGGAPAQLPADEQVERLRGWQDAATGRVPRLRPDGTLDDPRDSDDSAYHVLSVGYALDLLGSGFAHPLSLVTASTAGEVVALCEGLPWETRAWHAGAEVDALGTALLWSDRRGDLVPSGIREALFGWLVTHADPATGMWGRIAADGSSLQLVNGFYRASRGTFAQFGVPLPSPGRVVDTVLAHVRDDRFFRPDRHDACNILDVAHPLWLTRATGHRSDEVTSTARRLLEAALGRWVEGEGFGFRAGSADDPARAASIPGLQGTEMWLATVWYLADLVGVSDALGYRPRGVHRPEPAPLT